CTTTTCCGAGGATACCCGCACTGCGCGCACGCGCGGATGCAGCAGCAGTGCGTTGGCCAGGTCGTCGCACAGGGTTTCCTGCAGATGGATATGGCCCTGCGCCATGCGCTTGGCCACGGTATTGCGCATGAAATTGTAGTCCAGCACGTCATCCACATGGTCTTTGGTCGGCGTCGACAAAGCCAGCGGCACGAACAGGTCGACGTTGATCAGCGCGCGCTGCGTGCCTTGTTTTTCAGATTCGTAGACGCCGATATTGATCTGCACTTCGTAGTCGCGCAGGAACAGGCGACGGCAATCGCTAAGGTCGGGATGGATGAGTGCGGAGAGCATGGCTTTTTCAGTGAGGTTGGAACAGCGGGCCTGGGGCGCCGCTCTTGTCCCGTGGGTGAGGATGCAAATGTCGGCCGCCATCGACCAGCAGCGTGCTGC
The sequence above is a segment of the Collimonas sp. PA-H2 genome. Coding sequences within it:
- a CDS encoding dihydroneopterin aldolase translates to MLSALIHPDLSDCRRLFLRDYEVQINIGVYESEKQGTQRALINVDLFVPLALSTPTKDHVDDVLDYNFMRNTVAKRMAQGHIHLQETLCDDLANALLLHPRVRAVRVSSEKPDAYPDCRSVGVEVFRIKPKA